In Cyprinus carpio isolate SPL01 chromosome A1, ASM1834038v1, whole genome shotgun sequence, the following proteins share a genomic window:
- the LOC109059098 gene encoding F-box only protein 8-like — protein MGQGLWRVVRNQQLQQQYSEQYLLQRDRERGRRAGPPLAEPLQQRRTPQCQVSGTDISHLLRVRKGKEEQGFIDLEMLPPELSITILSYLDATDLCLASCVWQDLGNDEYLWQGLCKSTWGHCSIYNRRLPSGFSYRKLYMELDEGSLTFNANPQEGVSYFMSRGILVDHPKEIAKFIFYTRMLNWKMLRIYLDERRDVLDELVTLHNFSNQFLPNALRDFFRHIHAPEERGEYLETLITKFSHRFCACNPTLVQEVGLSPDAVYVLCYSLILLSIDLTSPHVKNKMSKREFIRNTRRAAQNISEDFVGHLYDNIYLIGHVAA, from the exons ATGGGTCAGGGTCTGTGGAGGGTGGTGAGGAaccagcagctgcagcagcagtaCAGTGAACAGTACCTCCTCCAGCGGGACAGAGAGCGGGGCCGGAGGGCGGGGCCCCCATTGGCTGAGCCGCTGCAGCAGCGCCGCACACCTCAGTGCCAGGTGTCCGGCACCGACATCAGCCACCTGCTGCGTGTCCGCAAAGGCAAAGAGGAGCAGGGCTTCATCGATCTTGAGATGCTGCCACCCGAACTCAGCATCACCATCCTCTCCTACCTGGATGCTACCGACCTGTGCCTGGCCTCCTGTGTGTGGCAGGACCTGGGCAATGATGAGTACCTGTGGCAGGG CCTGTGCAAGTCCACTTGGGGTCACTGTTCCATATACAACCGAAGGCTTCCATCTGGATTTTCATATAGAAAACTCTACATGGAGTTAGATGAAGGAAGTCTAACCTTCAACGCCAACCCGCAAGAG GGTGTCAGTTACTTCATGTCCAGAGGTATCCTTGTGGACCACCCGAAGGAAATTGCCAAGTTTATATTCTATACCAGAATGCTGAACTGGAAGATGCTGCGGATTTATCTTGATGAACG GCGAGATGTCTTGGATGAGCTTGTCACACTTCATAACTTTAGTAACCAGTTCCTCCCTAATGCACTGAGAGACTTCTTCAGACACATTCATGCCCCGGAGGAGAGGGGCGAGTACCTGGAGACCCTCATCACTAAGTTTTCTCATCGTTTCTGTGCCTGCAACCCCACTCTGGTGCAGGAAGTGGGCTTAAGTCCTG ATGCAGTGTACGTTCTGTGCTACTCCCTCATCCTTCTCTCCATCGATCTGACCAGCCCTCACGTAAAGAACAAGATGTCCAAGAGGGAGTTTATCCGAAACACACGGCGGGCTGCTCAGAACATCAGCGAGGACTTTGTAGGGCACCTCTA